In a single window of the Rhodopirellula bahusiensis genome:
- a CDS encoding sigma-70 family RNA polymerase sigma factor: MDDSTRHATRLWTSAQPVVAAFVASVVRDRRDREDVLQETALAVLNSFDSYDSSQAFQGWAIGIARNQIGLYLRRRRRDRLVFSEETIANLQTVFDESSPPDELDHLPTCIDQLAGRARKICDLRYQKGLKPAAISEQIGMTANSVAKALQRIREQLRECIEDKFVSEGANG, encoded by the coding sequence GTGGACGATTCAACACGCCATGCGACCCGATTGTGGACCTCGGCTCAGCCGGTGGTGGCCGCTTTCGTTGCGTCGGTGGTTCGAGATCGCCGTGATCGCGAAGATGTGCTGCAAGAGACAGCGCTCGCGGTTCTGAACTCGTTTGATTCCTACGATTCGTCACAAGCGTTCCAAGGCTGGGCGATTGGGATCGCGAGAAACCAAATCGGTTTGTACCTGCGTCGTCGTCGACGTGATCGCTTGGTATTCAGCGAAGAAACAATTGCGAATTTGCAAACCGTCTTCGACGAATCCTCTCCGCCCGATGAGCTGGATCACTTGCCGACTTGCATTGATCAATTGGCAGGTCGAGCCCGGAAAATCTGCGACTTGAGATATCAAAAGGGTTTGAAGCCCGCGGCGATCAGCGAGCAAATCGGCATGACGGCCAACTCCGTCGCGAAAGCACTGCAACGAATTCGCGAACAATTGCGTGAGTGCATCGAAGACAAGTTCGTTTCGGAAGGAGCGAATGGATGA
- a CDS encoding fibrinogen-binding protein produces MAKTCRVLTTERLEGRHLMASVSLDAIGPAISGPAVAQESVASIRVEDAHNLRAAEIRFEYDPKLVRIEKEDIRAGAIWNDRASIIANVDDSTGTVVAYVFSTQPILGSDGSLLDIQLDQSRHEACLTPTKLDLQQVRLNEGTIELESEPVVGPDPTDHAGPFPARSTDLFQPPETKPFIGPVLPDHLKAGYVDSVMNDIFRSPVQGRMLGFQRSA; encoded by the coding sequence ATGGCCAAAACATGTCGCGTGTTGACGACCGAGCGATTGGAAGGTCGGCACTTGATGGCAAGTGTTTCACTGGACGCCATCGGACCGGCTATCTCTGGGCCCGCTGTGGCACAGGAGTCAGTTGCATCGATCCGGGTGGAGGACGCTCACAACCTAAGAGCTGCCGAGATCCGATTTGAGTATGATCCCAAGCTCGTTCGAATCGAAAAAGAAGACATTCGTGCCGGAGCAATCTGGAACGACCGAGCGTCCATCATCGCCAACGTGGACGATAGCACCGGCACCGTGGTCGCGTATGTGTTTTCGACCCAACCCATTCTCGGCAGCGATGGAAGTCTACTCGATATCCAGTTGGATCAATCGCGTCACGAGGCCTGTCTGACCCCGACGAAGCTTGATCTTCAACAGGTCCGCCTGAACGAAGGCACGATTGAATTGGAATCAGAGCCTGTTGTTGGACCGGATCCTACTGACCATGCGGGGCCATTCCCCGCTCGTTCAACGGACCTGTTTCAACCACCTGAAACAAAGCCGTTCATTGGACCTGTGTTGCCGGACCACTTGAAAGCGGGCTACGTCGACTCGGTCATGAACGACATCTTCCGTTCGCCGGTCCAAGGGCGGATGTTGGGTTTCCAACGATCCGCCTGA
- a CDS encoding EF-hand domain-containing protein — protein MKNQNEVQTQPIAGAPPRRRFLMKLLAGGAALPLISSVAFAQKPNRMAKDADGNPQARRRGAAGMQMDPSKIAAKLIKDHDKDGDGALNAKELVAALTALREGRGQGMRGRQGQGREGMRPGAGGQRGLRNEEKGVQPKRPGE, from the coding sequence ATGAAGAACCAAAACGAAGTGCAAACCCAACCTATCGCAGGTGCCCCTCCACGACGACGATTCCTGATGAAACTGTTGGCCGGCGGAGCAGCCTTGCCACTGATCTCATCGGTTGCGTTCGCTCAAAAACCAAACCGAATGGCGAAGGACGCTGACGGCAACCCTCAAGCCAGGCGTCGGGGAGCAGCGGGCATGCAAATGGATCCATCCAAGATTGCCGCGAAGCTGATCAAAGACCATGACAAAGACGGCGACGGTGCACTCAACGCAAAGGAGTTGGTCGCGGCGCTGACCGCACTTCGCGAAGGGCGAGGGCAGGGCATGAGAGGACGACAAGGGCAAGGACGTGAAGGAATGCGACCAGGTGCCGGCGGTCAACGTGGATTGCGAAACGAAGAGAAAGGTGTTCAGCCCAAACGCCCCGGTGAATGA
- the xerA gene encoding site-specific tyrosine recombinase/integron integrase gives MSRLVAPDAPRLYTNGQPWRDARGRDAPRHAVETEFKAEHAVVDLSTQPPKPLVVKCLVRELRIRFYSVNTIKNYRSAWVCFLRWYRGPLDQIDQEDIRAYLELLVNGGASASEVSVTLSALRTGLDKFCLLRCTVGLVSPRKSKQLPVVMSKKEVQRMMEAARTLRDKLLLTVLYATGLRVSEVARLQWSDFDFDRQQIRVQLGKGKKDRYVMLADDLLPLMRQLWRRTQGIGYLFPSEDGRVGRHLSPRTIQRAVKQARILSGIGKAVTPHSFRHSFATHLIESGTDIRFIQKLLGHTNLETTSLYTKVAQMKATAVASPLDRLGNESGPSSGSSGRQPKPRPSVGRMRLEVDPHPDSSGAYAVTLGVWQEGQLLPLPGMRATMPRRDWVSLQIPLQDIWEPTLCCLPAAQRERLESPEFFSQVQREVAKRILRIRDAEHSQAIKT, from the coding sequence ATGTCTCGTCTTGTCGCACCCGATGCACCCCGTCTCTATACCAATGGCCAACCCTGGCGCGACGCCCGCGGCCGAGACGCCCCGCGACACGCCGTGGAGACGGAATTCAAAGCGGAGCATGCCGTCGTCGACCTGTCGACTCAGCCGCCCAAACCGTTGGTTGTTAAATGTCTGGTCCGCGAGTTGCGGATCCGATTTTACTCCGTCAACACCATCAAAAACTATCGCTCCGCTTGGGTCTGCTTCCTTCGCTGGTACCGGGGACCGCTGGACCAGATCGACCAAGAAGACATTCGGGCCTACTTGGAACTGCTGGTCAATGGCGGCGCGTCGGCGTCGGAGGTCAGCGTCACTTTGTCGGCACTGCGAACCGGCCTGGACAAATTCTGTTTGTTGCGTTGCACGGTTGGACTGGTGTCCCCGCGAAAGTCAAAACAATTGCCTGTCGTGATGTCCAAGAAAGAGGTCCAGCGAATGATGGAGGCCGCTCGCACGTTGCGTGACAAGTTGCTCCTCACCGTGCTGTATGCAACCGGTTTGCGAGTCTCGGAGGTCGCCCGTTTGCAGTGGTCGGACTTCGATTTTGATCGCCAACAAATTCGGGTTCAACTTGGCAAAGGCAAAAAGGATCGCTATGTCATGTTGGCCGACGATCTGTTGCCGCTGATGCGGCAGTTGTGGCGGCGCACCCAAGGAATTGGCTACCTGTTTCCTTCCGAAGACGGGCGTGTTGGCCGGCATCTTTCTCCGCGGACGATCCAACGTGCGGTCAAGCAGGCTCGGATTCTGTCGGGAATTGGCAAGGCGGTCACGCCGCACAGTTTTCGCCACAGCTTTGCGACGCACTTGATCGAATCCGGCACCGACATTCGGTTCATCCAAAAGTTGCTTGGGCACACCAATCTGGAAACCACCTCGCTGTACACCAAGGTCGCACAGATGAAGGCGACGGCGGTCGCCAGTCCACTGGATCGGTTGGGGAATGAATCGGGGCCGTCGTCGGGTTCTTCCGGTCGGCAACCGAAACCTCGGCCCTCCGTGGGTCGGATGCGGCTCGAAGTGGATCCGCACCCCGATTCAAGCGGCGCGTATGCGGTGACGTTGGGCGTTTGGCAAGAAGGTCAATTGCTTCCGTTGCCGGGAATGCGAGCGACGATGCCACGCCGAGATTGGGTTTCCTTGCAAATTCCACTGCAAGACATCTGGGAACCGACGTTGTGTTGCCTCCCCGCGGCTCAGCGAGAGCGATTGGAGTCGCCCGAGTTCTTCTCGCAGGTGCAGCGAGAGGTTGCCAAGCGAATCCTGCGAATCAGGGACGCAGAACATTCTCAGGCGATCAAGACCTAA
- a CDS encoding PSD1 and planctomycete cytochrome C domain-containing protein, with amino-acid sequence MIARDAMKNFAFSMLALSLGLLGASETPAQESSKITPEQLEFFENRIRPVLVRECYECHSAESGKTRGGLRLDTRDGLLLGGESGPSVVPGHPEDSPFWDAVTYSGWEMPPRGQLPDEVLADFKRWIEMDLPDPRVRESITVESKIDIEAGREHWAFHKPTIQDLPEVKNADWAKSNIDVHVLAKLEDNGLEPAADADAATLLRRLSFDLIGLPPTPDEVQSFLRATAKDRDAAIESKVDELLDSPRFGERWGRHWMDVARYAESCGNSTNNTYPHAWRYRDYVIDSFNDDTPYDRFIAEQIAGDLLPVKTDEQWQENLIATGFLAIGTKNLVERNPRQVQADIIDEQIDTVSKAFLGLTVACARCHDHKLDPIPTTDYYAMAGIFQSTNTYYGTAEGITNRNSSDLLSLPIADEVPAGRQYSTDEIDEFQERMNDLRSQMMEATRDRDNPSQQQTVIRLRAQIALIQGVLSEVDDDGTPRSLAMGVQEADAFEDAVVYVRGDVETPAQRVPRGFVQVLPHSADVSIPSDSSGRLELAQWLTSPDNPLTARVMVNRIWLHLFGEGIVATPNNWGLTGQAPSHPELLDHLAIQFAKDWSVKSLIREIVLSRAYQMSSGMNDANYEVDPDNRLLWRASPRQLDAESMRDAILAVGGELNLERPIGSPIARYGNNRIGRTLDASLLDGLNDRRSVYLPIVRDAVPRSLALFDFADPSLSNAKRDVSNVPTQALYLMNDEFVLQSAEGLSRRLLKEHNNIRDGISAAFLATYGRPATDAEIRSCVNFFQDFMGPARSKSNRFVQTQQLAMTAFCQALVASAEFRCLN; translated from the coding sequence ATGATTGCACGTGACGCCATGAAAAACTTCGCCTTTTCCATGTTGGCTCTTTCGCTGGGTTTGCTCGGCGCGTCCGAGACGCCGGCGCAAGAGTCATCGAAGATCACGCCGGAGCAACTCGAGTTCTTTGAAAATCGAATTCGTCCGGTGCTGGTTCGAGAATGCTATGAGTGCCACTCGGCCGAGTCTGGCAAGACGCGCGGCGGGCTGCGTCTGGACACGCGAGATGGATTGCTTCTGGGTGGTGAATCGGGCCCATCGGTTGTCCCTGGGCATCCAGAAGACAGCCCGTTTTGGGACGCCGTCACCTACAGCGGTTGGGAGATGCCGCCGCGTGGCCAATTGCCCGACGAGGTCCTCGCCGATTTCAAGCGTTGGATCGAAATGGATCTGCCAGACCCGCGCGTTCGCGAATCGATCACGGTGGAAAGCAAGATCGACATTGAAGCAGGACGGGAACACTGGGCCTTTCACAAACCGACTATTCAGGATCTTCCCGAGGTCAAGAATGCTGATTGGGCGAAGTCCAACATCGATGTGCATGTGCTGGCGAAACTGGAAGACAACGGCTTGGAACCTGCGGCCGATGCGGATGCCGCGACACTGTTGCGTCGCCTATCGTTTGACTTGATTGGCTTGCCACCGACGCCAGACGAAGTCCAATCGTTCTTGCGTGCAACGGCCAAGGATCGAGACGCTGCGATCGAGTCGAAAGTTGATGAACTGCTCGACAGCCCGCGATTTGGCGAACGTTGGGGGCGACACTGGATGGACGTGGCTCGCTACGCCGAATCCTGTGGCAACAGCACCAACAACACGTATCCACACGCGTGGCGTTACCGCGACTATGTGATCGATTCTTTCAACGATGACACGCCGTATGACCGCTTCATCGCGGAACAGATTGCGGGTGATTTGTTGCCGGTCAAAACGGATGAACAGTGGCAAGAGAACTTGATCGCGACCGGTTTCTTGGCGATCGGAACAAAGAACCTGGTCGAGCGGAATCCTCGTCAAGTCCAAGCGGACATCATCGACGAACAAATCGACACGGTGTCCAAAGCTTTTTTGGGTTTGACGGTCGCCTGCGCCCGTTGCCACGACCACAAACTGGATCCCATTCCGACGACCGACTACTACGCCATGGCCGGCATTTTCCAAAGCACGAACACGTATTACGGAACCGCCGAAGGAATCACCAATCGCAATTCATCGGATTTGTTGTCACTTCCGATTGCGGATGAAGTCCCCGCAGGAAGGCAGTATTCGACCGACGAAATCGATGAGTTTCAAGAACGCATGAACGATCTGCGATCGCAGATGATGGAAGCCACTCGCGATCGAGACAACCCATCGCAGCAACAGACAGTGATTCGTCTCCGAGCCCAGATCGCGTTGATCCAAGGTGTCCTTTCGGAAGTCGATGACGATGGAACGCCTCGTTCTCTGGCGATGGGCGTCCAGGAAGCGGACGCATTTGAGGACGCGGTCGTCTACGTCCGTGGCGATGTGGAAACCCCGGCGCAACGCGTGCCTCGCGGTTTCGTTCAAGTCCTGCCGCACAGTGCCGACGTTTCCATCCCATCGGATTCCAGCGGCCGTTTGGAACTCGCTCAGTGGCTAACTTCGCCGGACAATCCACTGACGGCTCGAGTCATGGTGAATCGCATTTGGCTGCATTTGTTCGGCGAAGGCATCGTGGCGACGCCCAACAACTGGGGACTGACCGGACAAGCCCCTTCGCATCCTGAATTGCTCGATCATTTGGCAATTCAGTTCGCAAAAGACTGGTCCGTCAAATCACTGATTCGCGAAATTGTGTTGTCGCGTGCTTATCAGATGAGCTCCGGAATGAACGACGCCAACTATGAAGTTGATCCCGACAATCGATTGCTCTGGAGAGCCAGTCCGCGACAATTGGATGCGGAATCGATGCGTGACGCGATTCTGGCGGTTGGCGGCGAATTGAATCTCGAACGCCCCATCGGTTCGCCCATCGCTCGCTATGGCAACAATCGAATCGGCCGCACGCTCGACGCGTCGCTCTTGGACGGGCTGAACGATCGGCGATCGGTTTACCTGCCCATCGTTCGCGACGCAGTGCCTCGCTCCTTGGCGTTGTTTGATTTCGCCGACCCGAGTCTCAGCAACGCGAAACGCGACGTGTCGAATGTCCCAACCCAAGCGTTGTATTTGATGAACGATGAGTTCGTCTTGCAAAGTGCGGAGGGACTGAGTCGTCGACTGCTGAAGGAACACAACAACATTCGAGACGGTATCTCGGCAGCTTTCTTAGCGACGTACGGGCGTCCTGCGACCGACGCGGAAATCCGAAGTTGTGTGAACTTCTTTCAGGATTTCATGGGACCGGCTCGCAGCAAATCCAATCGGTTTGTGCAAACACAACAACTGGCGATGACCGCGTTCTGCCAAGCGTTGGTCGCTTCGGCTGAGTTTCGATGTTTGAACTGA
- a CDS encoding polysaccharide pyruvyl transferase family protein gives MSRSASEKHEPTLARRSFLSRSAKMGVATGALAASNPVWQALATADDGKPPKRVLLRSSWQTVNIGDIAHTPGVLSILRDHLPDVEVTLWPSNVDHGVEELLRKEFPKLKIAKPRSEALKQAFRECDFLLHGSGASIVAERDLVKWREETGKPYGIYGITFPLKKSSATSARNGDAMDRSVDVLNHARFVFFRDSKSLELARSLGASAPVMEFGPDGAFACDLRDEPAADRFLAENQLEPQKFLCCIPRLRYTPYWTIKPNVKFDPIKHARNEAMKEHDHAQLREAIVQIVRKTDRKVLVCPEDRTQMAVGKEMLIDRLPKDVLSRVVWRPNYWLTGEAVSVYMKSAGLFGNEMHSPIMCIGHGIPAIVCRFEEQTSKGYMWEDIGLGDWLFDLDSETDCKRIVPTVLQMANDLDAAKAKADEARQFVEKRQRETMAVLRKELASVS, from the coding sequence ATGTCCCGATCCGCGTCTGAAAAGCACGAACCAACACTTGCCCGTCGATCCTTCCTGAGTCGCTCCGCAAAAATGGGAGTGGCCACGGGAGCGTTGGCTGCTAGCAATCCAGTGTGGCAAGCGTTGGCAACGGCCGACGACGGCAAACCTCCGAAACGAGTCTTACTGCGTTCCTCATGGCAGACCGTCAACATCGGTGACATCGCTCACACACCCGGCGTGCTCAGCATTCTTCGCGACCACCTGCCCGACGTGGAAGTCACGCTCTGGCCGTCCAACGTCGATCACGGCGTGGAAGAGTTGCTGCGAAAGGAATTTCCCAAACTGAAAATTGCAAAGCCACGATCCGAGGCATTGAAGCAAGCCTTCCGCGAATGCGATTTTCTACTGCACGGATCAGGTGCATCCATTGTTGCCGAACGCGATTTGGTCAAGTGGCGAGAGGAAACGGGAAAGCCGTACGGCATCTATGGGATCACGTTCCCGCTGAAGAAGTCGTCGGCAACGTCGGCGCGAAACGGAGATGCGATGGATCGTTCAGTCGATGTGCTCAATCACGCGAGGTTCGTCTTCTTCCGAGACAGCAAGTCATTGGAACTGGCAAGGAGTCTCGGTGCGTCCGCCCCCGTGATGGAGTTTGGTCCCGACGGTGCCTTCGCGTGTGACTTGCGAGACGAACCCGCCGCGGATCGTTTCTTGGCAGAGAACCAATTGGAGCCCCAGAAGTTTCTGTGCTGCATCCCGCGTCTGCGATACACGCCGTACTGGACCATCAAACCCAACGTCAAATTTGATCCGATCAAACACGCTCGCAACGAAGCGATGAAGGAGCACGACCATGCCCAACTTCGCGAAGCGATCGTGCAAATCGTTCGCAAGACGGATCGCAAGGTCTTGGTCTGCCCCGAAGATCGCACGCAGATGGCGGTGGGCAAAGAGATGTTGATCGACCGATTGCCGAAGGACGTTCTGTCGCGAGTCGTCTGGCGGCCGAACTATTGGTTGACGGGCGAAGCGGTCAGCGTATACATGAAGAGTGCCGGGTTGTTTGGCAACGAAATGCATTCACCGATCATGTGCATCGGCCACGGGATTCCCGCGATCGTTTGTCGTTTCGAAGAACAAACCAGCAAAGGCTACATGTGGGAAGACATCGGCTTGGGAGATTGGTTGTTCGATCTCGATTCGGAAACCGATTGCAAACGCATCGTCCCGACGGTTCTGCAGATGGCAAATGACTTGGACGCCGCAAAAGCCAAAGCGGATGAGGCACGCCAGTTCGTCGAAAAACGCCAACGCGAAACGATGGCGGTTCTGCGGAAAGAGCTTGCCAGTGTGTCCTGA
- a CDS encoding DUF1501 domain-containing protein produces the protein MSDPNNLSRRGALKAVSSGFGYLAFAALATEQARANNPLDVKAPHFEPKAKRVIFLSMRGAPSHVDTFDHKPQLTRDTGKVGKYGGTGRLLGSPWEFRQRGESGLWISDLFPELSKQADELCLLRGMHCDQPNHPQATTQTHTGNFQFPRPSMGAWTLYGLGTENENLPGFIVLNPSPGDSGNYASSFLPAIYQGTKMKAGGRGRGGFAQNMMRPNGGNRPGRNRMGQNQQGRPRRGMQSGMNSDLRRRYAESRMGMSGGMGASMQQRPFGRPVRDQFAQRDDSAIPNLTNRMLDPELQRIQLDLIQDLNQNKLDRDGHQPQVEGMIESFELAYRMQSEMPEAVDLSDESQDTLELYGINGSGTDDFGRQCLMARRLAERGVRFIECVSPGWDHHRNLRDEMDDHCSQIDQPIAGLLQDLKQRGLLDETLVIWAGEFGRTPHAQNGDGRDHNNKGYTTWMAGGGVRGGFNYGATDEHGYEAVEGKCHIHDWHATILHLLGLDHEKLTYRYAGRDFRLTDVYGSVIRDIVG, from the coding sequence ATGTCCGATCCAAACAACCTATCGCGTCGCGGCGCACTCAAAGCCGTCAGCAGTGGATTTGGCTACCTCGCGTTTGCAGCACTGGCAACGGAACAAGCGAGAGCCAACAATCCGCTGGACGTCAAAGCTCCTCACTTCGAACCGAAAGCGAAGCGGGTCATCTTTCTATCGATGCGTGGAGCACCGTCGCACGTTGACACGTTTGATCACAAACCGCAACTGACACGCGACACTGGAAAAGTCGGCAAGTATGGCGGGACCGGACGTCTGCTGGGATCACCGTGGGAATTCCGTCAACGCGGTGAGAGCGGTTTGTGGATCTCGGATTTGTTCCCGGAACTATCCAAGCAAGCCGATGAGCTGTGCTTGTTGCGAGGAATGCATTGCGACCAACCCAATCATCCGCAAGCCACCACGCAGACTCACACGGGGAACTTCCAATTCCCGCGTCCTTCGATGGGGGCTTGGACGCTGTACGGTCTCGGAACCGAAAACGAAAACTTGCCTGGCTTCATCGTCTTGAATCCATCACCCGGCGATAGTGGCAACTACGCCAGCTCGTTTCTGCCAGCGATCTATCAAGGAACCAAAATGAAGGCCGGCGGCAGAGGCCGTGGCGGTTTTGCTCAAAACATGATGCGACCAAACGGCGGCAATCGGCCCGGTCGAAATCGAATGGGCCAGAATCAACAAGGCCGACCACGGCGAGGAATGCAGTCGGGAATGAACAGTGACCTCCGCCGTCGCTACGCCGAATCTCGGATGGGAATGTCCGGAGGCATGGGAGCGTCCATGCAACAGCGTCCATTTGGTCGCCCAGTTCGAGATCAATTTGCGCAACGCGATGACAGTGCGATTCCCAACTTGACGAACCGAATGCTCGATCCAGAACTGCAGCGTATTCAGTTGGACCTGATCCAAGATTTGAATCAAAACAAACTCGATCGCGACGGCCATCAACCGCAAGTCGAAGGCATGATTGAGTCGTTTGAGTTGGCTTATCGCATGCAGTCAGAAATGCCAGAGGCGGTCGACCTGTCCGATGAATCGCAAGACACGTTGGAGCTCTATGGCATCAACGGTTCTGGGACCGATGACTTCGGTCGTCAATGCTTGATGGCACGCCGATTGGCCGAACGTGGTGTCCGGTTCATTGAATGCGTCAGCCCCGGATGGGATCACCACCGCAACCTCCGCGACGAAATGGATGATCACTGTTCGCAAATTGATCAACCGATCGCAGGATTGCTACAGGATCTCAAGCAACGAGGTTTGCTGGACGAAACGCTCGTTATTTGGGCCGGAGAATTTGGCCGCACACCGCACGCTCAAAACGGCGATGGCCGCGACCACAACAACAAGGGCTACACGACCTGGATGGCCGGCGGCGGTGTCCGTGGAGGCTTCAACTATGGAGCCACCGACGAACACGGTTACGAAGCGGTCGAAGGCAAATGTCACATCCACGATTGGCACGCCACGATCTTGCACCTATTGGGCTTGGATCATGAAAAGCTGACGTACCGATACGCTGGACGCGACTTCCGTTTGACGGATGTTTACGGAAGTGTGATCCGTGATATCGTTGGCTAG
- a CDS encoding FecR domain-containing protein: protein MSTHVQLLIDGYLDETLTPDQVSELESWINSSPDHAKQFADAVHFDERMTAELSWQQFTESEPSETKHVATPSAVASPVQSSGYRRIWVIAAVAASILLIVGLAIQFAPDHPDNSKTAQNATEQAVPDNETDPTFVTLVQSIDAAWEDNRSWQSGDRMEAQTIALQSGIVHLQFDSGVEVTLEGPASYELQSIDQTKLAFGLLSATVPPGAEGFRVDTPSAQVIDLGTAFGIELDRDGLSKVSVFDGEVEVVSDNHRQKRLLTEGESVELSSDGSMSDIAFDTGRFEKLWPYGSGIVKSTGAFRFAPQWPRMANRIQSDRRIFVLPEGYANRLQSPCSVDITDPGNYTTEEQLLNSVIPTDQRVRSFLLMFNPTVTPDPDWNRRRLNIRDLELVEGSITFQHPILGVIVRDKTLFKTDGRFSLRTAVNVPFGQGLELDATRTGDIITLSEDRRTIDLSLMTFGRRGDHVRVIVDASIRPRFPRRPSETFRNNLRNPIDSVRARALR from the coding sequence ATGAGCACCCATGTCCAACTTCTTATCGATGGTTATCTCGATGAAACCCTGACTCCGGATCAAGTGTCCGAATTGGAATCATGGATCAACTCGAGTCCGGATCACGCGAAACAGTTCGCTGATGCGGTTCACTTTGACGAACGCATGACCGCGGAATTGAGCTGGCAACAGTTCACTGAATCGGAACCTTCCGAAACAAAACACGTGGCCACGCCATCGGCAGTTGCCTCCCCAGTCCAATCAAGCGGATATCGGCGAATATGGGTCATCGCTGCCGTCGCCGCATCGATTTTGTTGATCGTTGGTTTGGCGATCCAGTTCGCTCCCGATCATCCTGACAATTCTAAGACCGCACAAAACGCGACCGAGCAGGCAGTTCCGGACAACGAAACCGATCCAACGTTTGTGACCTTGGTTCAATCCATCGACGCGGCTTGGGAAGACAATCGCTCGTGGCAATCCGGCGACCGGATGGAGGCTCAAACGATCGCTCTTCAATCGGGCATCGTTCACTTGCAATTTGACAGCGGGGTGGAGGTCACTTTGGAAGGACCTGCGTCGTATGAATTGCAATCAATCGATCAAACCAAGTTGGCGTTTGGGCTGTTGTCCGCGACCGTCCCGCCGGGTGCCGAAGGCTTTCGCGTCGACACACCCTCCGCTCAAGTGATCGACTTGGGCACGGCTTTCGGTATCGAACTTGATCGCGACGGACTTTCCAAGGTGTCGGTCTTCGACGGTGAGGTCGAGGTAGTCTCAGACAACCATCGTCAGAAGCGACTGCTGACCGAAGGCGAGAGCGTCGAACTCTCCTCCGATGGCAGCATGAGCGACATCGCTTTCGATACCGGTCGATTCGAAAAGCTGTGGCCGTATGGGTCGGGGATCGTCAAGTCGACCGGTGCCTTCCGCTTCGCACCTCAATGGCCGCGAATGGCCAACCGAATCCAAAGTGATCGTCGTATCTTCGTTCTGCCGGAAGGCTATGCGAATCGATTGCAATCACCATGCTCGGTCGACATCACAGACCCCGGAAACTACACGACGGAAGAGCAATTGCTGAACTCGGTGATTCCGACGGACCAACGCGTTCGTTCGTTCTTGCTGATGTTCAATCCCACCGTAACGCCCGACCCCGATTGGAATCGTCGACGGCTCAACATTCGAGACTTGGAATTGGTCGAAGGCAGCATCACGTTTCAACACCCCATTCTGGGCGTGATTGTTCGAGACAAAACCTTGTTCAAAACAGATGGGCGGTTTTCGCTTCGAACCGCCGTCAACGTACCCTTCGGCCAGGGGCTGGAACTCGATGCGACTCGCACCGGCGACATCATCACGCTCAGCGAAGATCGCCGAACGATCGACCTCAGCCTCATGACCTTTGGACGACGCGGAGATCACGTCCGTGTAATCGTGGATGCTTCTATCCGACCACGCTTTCCACGTCGACCTTCGGAAACGTTTCGCAACAACCTTCGAAACCCAATTGATAGCGTCAGGGCGCGAGCCCTCCGGTAG